One Trichosurus vulpecula isolate mTriVul1 chromosome 7, mTriVul1.pri, whole genome shotgun sequence genomic region harbors:
- the LOC118857589 gene encoding 40S ribosomal protein S18-like codes for MSLVIPEKFQHILRVLNTNIDGWQKIAFAITAIKGVGQRYIHVVLRKADSDLTKRAGELTEDEVEHVITIVQNPWQYKIPDWFLKRPKDVKPGKYSQVLANGLDHENLEQIKKTWALRGLRHFLGLRVQGQHTKTTGHTVCASKK; via the coding sequence ATGTCTCTTGTAATCCCTGAGAAGTTCCAGCACATTTTGAGAGTGCTCAACACCAACATTGATGGATGGCAGAAAATAGCTTTTGCCATCACAGCCATCAAGGGTGTGGGTCAAAGATATATTCATGTAGTACTGAGGAAAGCAGACAGTGACCTCACCAAGAGGGCTGGTGAACTCACTGAAGATGAGGTGGAACATGTGATCACCATCGTGCAGAATCCCTGGCAATACAAGATTCCAGACTGGTTCCTTAAGAGGCCAAAGGATGTAAAGCCTGGAAAATATAGCCAGGTTCTGGCCAATGGTCTGGACCATGAAAATCTGGAGCAAATAAAGAAGACTTGGGCACTTCGTGGGCTTCGGCACTTCTTGGGTCTCCGGGTTCAAGGCCAGCACACCAAGACTACAGGTCACACTGTGTGTGCATCCAAAAAGTAA